A region of Salinibacter sp. 10B DNA encodes the following proteins:
- the sucC gene encoding ADP-forming succinate--CoA ligase subunit beta has product MKLHEYQAKGILRDYDVPVPQGIVAETVDDAVAAAERLQEEEDASLFVVKAQIHAGGRGKGGGVKLAESIDEVREYADDILGMNLVTHQTGEEGQKVRKILVTAGVDIAQEYYLGVTLDREKSMNVIMVSTEGGVDIETVAEESPDQIHKVWVDPSLGLRPFHARQLAFAMDLEGDAFKQAVNAITGLYEAFEETDSTLAEINPLVRTEQGTIEAVDAKINLDDNALYRHPDLEEMRDLHEEDPTEVEAGEHGLSYIKLDGNVGCMVNGAGLAMATMDIIKLAGGEPANFLDVGGSASAETVEAGFRIILKDPNVEAILVNIFGGIVRCDRVAQGVIEAAKSVDIDVPLIVRLQGTNAEEGKQLLDESDVTVKSAVLLKEAADKVTQALGVEA; this is encoded by the coding sequence ATGAAGCTCCACGAATATCAAGCAAAAGGCATTCTTCGAGACTACGACGTACCGGTGCCGCAGGGCATCGTGGCGGAGACGGTCGACGACGCCGTCGCGGCCGCCGAGCGTCTTCAGGAAGAAGAGGACGCGAGTCTCTTCGTTGTGAAGGCACAGATTCACGCGGGGGGGCGCGGCAAAGGCGGTGGGGTCAAACTTGCCGAGTCGATTGATGAGGTGCGAGAATACGCCGACGACATCCTCGGAATGAATCTGGTGACCCACCAGACGGGAGAGGAGGGGCAGAAGGTGCGAAAGATTCTCGTGACCGCCGGTGTCGACATTGCGCAGGAGTATTACCTCGGCGTCACGCTCGACCGCGAGAAGAGCATGAACGTGATCATGGTGTCGACGGAGGGCGGCGTCGACATTGAGACGGTCGCGGAGGAGTCCCCCGATCAGATTCACAAGGTCTGGGTTGATCCGTCGCTGGGCCTGCGTCCGTTTCACGCCCGTCAGCTTGCATTTGCGATGGACCTGGAGGGCGATGCCTTCAAGCAGGCCGTCAACGCCATCACCGGCCTTTACGAGGCGTTCGAGGAGACGGACAGCACGCTGGCGGAGATCAACCCGCTCGTCCGCACTGAGCAAGGAACCATTGAGGCCGTCGACGCCAAGATCAACCTCGACGATAATGCCCTCTATCGGCACCCGGACCTCGAGGAGATGCGTGACCTCCATGAAGAGGACCCGACCGAGGTGGAGGCCGGCGAGCACGGGCTCAGCTACATTAAGCTCGACGGCAACGTGGGCTGTATGGTGAACGGGGCCGGACTGGCGATGGCCACCATGGACATTATCAAGCTGGCCGGCGGAGAGCCTGCGAACTTCCTTGATGTCGGGGGCTCGGCAAGTGCCGAAACCGTGGAGGCCGGCTTCCGCATCATCCTGAAGGATCCGAACGTGGAGGCCATTCTGGTGAACATCTTCGGCGGCATCGTGCGCTGCGACCGCGTGGCGCAGGGGGTGATCGAGGCGGCCAAGAGCGTAGACATTGACGTGCCGCTCATCGTACGCCTGCAGGGCACCAACGCCGAGGAGGGCAAGCAGCTGCTGGACGAGAGCGACGTTACGGTCAAGTCCGCCGTTCTATTGAAGGAGGCGGCCGATAAGGTAACGCAGGCGCTGGGCGTTGAAGCTTAG
- a CDS encoding LptF/LptG family permease gives MTLFERHVAKRLLKGFVLFIGSLIIFFIVLHWVEYSDDFLDGGATVAEVFTVFYPSYIPEIIRLTSPLALFLSCIYVTGTLAQELQLIALQTSGVSLYRLMRPYVLVGTAVTIFMFGFNGWVVPRTNEVVVRYENEYLPHGNESTDVSEMHRQNDPRTILSVGYYDRDRKRAHDVSLQRFNEHSHLVSRLDAERMEWIDSLKTWRMETVVRRSFHDSRMTEEPISSVDTTLQIYPRDLARSQNDVAAMTIPVARNYLAALRRAGVGNLERPLVAYYNKFAYPFANLILILIGVPLAAVRRRGGQAIRFAIGLLTAFVYLAVQKLTEPFGYAGALPPSLTAWLPHVAFAVVAIIILWRTRK, from the coding sequence ATGACGCTCTTTGAACGACACGTTGCGAAGCGCCTCCTCAAGGGATTCGTCCTCTTCATCGGGTCCCTGATCATTTTCTTCATTGTACTGCACTGGGTCGAGTACAGCGACGACTTTCTGGATGGGGGCGCGACGGTCGCGGAAGTCTTCACGGTCTTCTACCCCAGCTACATCCCGGAAATTATCCGGCTCACCTCGCCGCTCGCCCTCTTTCTTTCGTGCATCTACGTTACGGGGACGCTCGCCCAAGAGCTGCAGCTCATCGCCCTGCAGACCTCCGGGGTGTCGTTGTATCGCCTCATGCGTCCCTATGTCCTTGTCGGCACTGCCGTTACAATCTTCATGTTCGGCTTCAACGGATGGGTGGTTCCTCGGACCAACGAGGTGGTGGTGCGATACGAAAACGAGTATCTGCCCCACGGGAATGAATCAACAGACGTGAGCGAGATGCATCGGCAAAACGATCCGCGCACCATTCTTTCCGTTGGGTACTACGACCGGGACCGGAAGCGCGCACACGATGTATCCCTTCAGCGCTTCAATGAACACTCCCACCTCGTGTCTCGCCTCGACGCCGAACGCATGGAATGGATCGATTCCCTGAAGACGTGGCGCATGGAAACCGTGGTGCGCCGCTCATTTCACGATTCTAGGATGACGGAAGAGCCAATCTCCTCCGTCGACACGACGCTGCAAATCTATCCGCGCGACCTGGCTCGCTCTCAGAACGACGTGGCGGCCATGACGATCCCGGTGGCCCGCAACTACCTGGCCGCCCTTCGCCGAGCCGGAGTGGGCAACCTCGAACGTCCCCTCGTGGCGTACTACAACAAATTTGCCTATCCGTTTGCCAATCTCATCCTCATTCTCATCGGCGTGCCGCTTGCCGCCGTTCGGCGTCGGGGAGGACAAGCCATCCGATTTGCTATTGGCCTCCTCACGGCGTTCGTCTATCTCGCCGTGCAGAAGCTCACTGAGCCGTTTGGATACGCCGGAGCCCTTCCCCCCTCCCTTACCGCTTGGCTCCCCCACGTTGCCTTTGCCGTAGTGGCCATCATCATTCTTTGGCGAACGCGGAAGTAA
- a CDS encoding aspartyl/asparaginyl beta-hydroxylase domain-containing protein, which yields MRNTPAQEPSVQEQSFQDRDDSVLKTLGHLGMHALDDVYGAFSTVGDRPIHDPRRFEWTSVLENNWTVMREELDEILEYREALPSFHDIAEDASTISQDDDWKTFFLYGYGVKAEENCGRCPRTTELIEQVPGMTTAFFSILSPGKHIPPHRGPYKGVLRYHLGLKVPAPAEKCRIRVADEVAHWEEGESMVFDDTYNHEVWNETNEERAILFLDVKRPMRQPMAAVNDLLLGLLRYTPVVQNARENQRQWSKRLEQAEMTTQPA from the coding sequence ATGCGTAATACTCCCGCTCAAGAACCGTCTGTTCAGGAGCAGTCTTTCCAGGACCGCGACGACTCGGTTCTCAAAACGCTCGGGCACTTGGGCATGCACGCTTTGGATGACGTATACGGGGCCTTTTCGACGGTAGGCGACCGTCCGATCCACGACCCCCGTCGTTTTGAGTGGACCTCGGTGCTGGAAAACAACTGGACCGTGATGCGGGAGGAGCTCGACGAGATCCTCGAATACCGGGAAGCCCTTCCCAGCTTTCACGACATTGCCGAGGACGCCTCCACGATCTCACAGGACGACGACTGGAAGACGTTTTTCCTCTACGGCTACGGCGTAAAGGCAGAAGAGAATTGTGGACGCTGCCCCCGCACCACGGAACTGATCGAACAGGTGCCGGGCATGACGACTGCCTTCTTTTCGATTCTCTCTCCCGGCAAGCACATTCCACCGCATCGCGGTCCCTATAAGGGTGTGCTACGCTACCATCTGGGTCTCAAAGTGCCCGCGCCCGCAGAGAAGTGCCGCATCCGCGTGGCCGACGAGGTCGCCCACTGGGAAGAGGGGGAGAGCATGGTGTTCGACGACACCTACAACCACGAAGTGTGGAACGAAACCAACGAAGAGCGGGCCATCCTCTTTCTGGACGTCAAGCGTCCGATGCGACAGCCCATGGCCGCCGTCAACGATCTACTGCTCGGCCTGCTTCGCTACACGCCAGTCGTGCAAAACGCCCGGGAGAACCAGAGACAGTGGTCCAAACGACTGGAACAGGCCGAAATGACGACGCAGCCTGCATAA
- a CDS encoding efflux RND transporter permease subunit, which translates to MKITNLSIKYRTAIAVFTLILAVGGLTSYLTIPKESQPSIEFPQIVVTSIYAGASPSDVESTVTQVVEQEISSINGIDEMRSTSSEGVSTIVVEFTPDVDTDKAYQEVNRAVDRAQPDLPEAVEEPMVDEINTDEFPIMTVNLSGSYSLARLKEVAEDLQDEVEGISSVLEANLIGGLTREVQINVDLSALKSHGVSFNDLVSTIQQENTNIPGGSIDIDRLNYLVRVNGQFDNPSQQIENLVVKSTPNGRNVYVRDVADVIFGFKDRSSYSRLRILKRENDAGQTVSVPESERRTAQVISLNVTKRPGANILETSAEVKSTLETFDFPSGTEVLVTGDQSENVQTLVTDLENNIISGLIFVIAVLLFFLGVRNATLVGIAIPLSMFTSFLVFQALGQTLNFIILFSLIIALGMLVDNAVVVIENIYRFREEGYSRWESARLGTAEVGPAVVASTATTVSAFAPMLFWPGIIGEFMGYMPLTLIITLTSSLFVALVINPVITGFFVQVKGNENGHADASQEWPAIARYGGVALILLLGVTLGIANWKTLVVVATGIPVLYLLHVYIMSPIGDRFVESGLPKLVAWYRGFLRRMLDRDYSVPYAYLRNTGALVALSAGVVLAIGGGLISALAGQTAGMLLLVPGGVLAGLGALGVVVHTLESVYLGGWTSAKVGGGILAVMFAVLGLNYLAGGIEPNTMLRLAAVPTLLVLVGVLGGLFNSRDRLLLTDTRAALLNGSLGGLVLIVGLFLIAPTGQAFFPDTDPGRVQINAEAPLGTNIEASNSVAQTVEDRILQLLDQNPKSEGNIENLLVNVGVGGDAMFGGGAQQPERSRVSLNMVDYADRLEPSTKTLEKLRAQLQGIPGTEIEFTKQQQGPPTGPPVNIEISGPEFERIVQISKEVKRRLNDAALSGTLPGLVDVADNLNTGRPEVQVDVDREQAAKYGLSTSRIAQTVRSAIQGIEADTYRSGEDEYDITVRLQKEDRQSIESLESLTVTNLRGQQIPLTSVADIVEGTGFGSITRIDQNRVVTVSGDAAPGFNGPDVLTRVQNELSEYRENLPSGYTMEYTGGNEEQQESFSFLTTALLVGASLILLILIVEFNSISAPFIIMVAVGLSMIGVLLGLILTRTPFNLFTFIGIIALAGIVVNNNIVLVDYIMQLRGRGQNKQDAIIEGGATRLRPVLLTALTTVLGLVPLTFGINVDFVGLLADFAPNFQIGSENTQFWGPMGTAIISGLTFATFLTLVIVPVMYSTFDSVSLRVTQAFGGSVENASIVSDAVTTDSLLDEDEVAGNGAPKGSDQPTPETSSPEA; encoded by the coding sequence ATGAAGATTACCAACCTTTCGATCAAGTACCGCACTGCGATCGCCGTCTTCACTCTGATCCTGGCGGTCGGCGGACTGACGAGCTACCTCACGATTCCGAAGGAATCTCAGCCCTCTATTGAGTTTCCACAGATCGTGGTGACCTCCATCTACGCGGGGGCCAGCCCAAGCGACGTCGAGTCAACGGTCACGCAGGTCGTCGAGCAGGAAATTAGCTCGATCAACGGCATCGATGAGATGCGCTCCACCTCCTCGGAGGGCGTGTCAACGATCGTCGTCGAATTTACCCCGGACGTGGATACGGACAAGGCCTACCAGGAAGTGAACCGGGCCGTAGACCGGGCCCAGCCCGACCTGCCCGAGGCTGTGGAGGAGCCGATGGTCGACGAGATCAACACGGACGAGTTTCCGATCATGACCGTCAACCTGTCGGGGTCCTACTCTCTGGCCCGCCTCAAAGAGGTGGCCGAAGACCTACAGGATGAGGTCGAAGGCATCTCCAGTGTGCTGGAGGCGAACCTCATCGGCGGCCTTACCCGAGAGGTGCAAATCAATGTCGACCTTTCCGCGCTGAAAAGCCACGGGGTGTCGTTCAACGATCTCGTGAGCACCATTCAGCAGGAAAACACGAACATTCCGGGCGGCTCGATCGACATCGATCGGCTAAACTACCTCGTGCGGGTGAATGGCCAGTTCGACAACCCCTCGCAGCAGATCGAAAATTTGGTCGTTAAGTCGACGCCAAACGGTCGCAACGTCTACGTTCGGGACGTAGCAGACGTGATCTTCGGGTTCAAGGACCGCTCTTCCTACTCCCGCCTGCGTATCTTGAAGCGTGAAAACGACGCCGGCCAAACAGTGTCGGTCCCGGAATCGGAACGGCGAACCGCTCAGGTCATCTCGCTGAACGTGACGAAGCGCCCCGGTGCCAACATTTTGGAAACCTCCGCCGAGGTGAAGTCGACCCTTGAGACCTTTGACTTTCCAAGCGGGACGGAGGTGCTCGTTACGGGAGACCAGAGCGAAAACGTACAGACGCTGGTAACGGATCTGGAGAACAACATTATCAGCGGCCTCATCTTCGTGATTGCCGTGCTGCTCTTCTTCCTAGGGGTGCGCAACGCCACGCTGGTGGGCATTGCCATTCCGCTGTCCATGTTTACCAGCTTCCTCGTCTTCCAGGCCCTCGGACAGACCCTCAACTTCATCATCCTGTTCTCCCTGATCATCGCGCTGGGGATGCTGGTCGACAACGCGGTGGTGGTCATCGAAAACATCTATCGGTTCCGGGAGGAAGGGTATTCGCGCTGGGAATCCGCACGGCTGGGGACGGCCGAAGTCGGCCCGGCTGTCGTCGCTTCGACCGCCACGACCGTATCGGCCTTTGCCCCTATGCTCTTCTGGCCAGGGATTATCGGGGAGTTTATGGGCTATATGCCGCTCACGCTCATCATTACGCTGACGAGTTCGCTGTTTGTGGCCCTCGTCATCAACCCCGTCATCACGGGCTTTTTCGTGCAGGTGAAGGGGAACGAGAACGGACACGCAGACGCGTCCCAGGAATGGCCCGCCATTGCCCGCTACGGAGGAGTGGCCCTCATTCTACTGCTGGGCGTCACGCTCGGCATTGCAAACTGGAAGACGCTGGTGGTCGTCGCGACGGGCATCCCAGTGCTCTACCTCCTTCACGTCTATATCATGTCGCCGATTGGCGACCGCTTCGTAGAGTCGGGACTGCCGAAACTCGTGGCGTGGTACCGGGGCTTTCTGCGACGAATGCTGGACCGCGACTACTCGGTGCCGTACGCCTACCTCCGCAACACCGGCGCGCTCGTCGCCCTCTCAGCCGGAGTGGTCCTGGCAATCGGCGGCGGCCTCATTTCCGCGCTCGCCGGGCAGACGGCCGGAATGCTTCTGCTTGTGCCGGGCGGCGTGCTCGCCGGCCTCGGCGCTCTCGGTGTGGTCGTGCATACGCTCGAAAGTGTGTACCTGGGCGGCTGGACGAGTGCAAAGGTGGGCGGCGGTATTCTCGCCGTCATGTTCGCCGTGCTCGGGCTCAACTACCTGGCCGGCGGCATTGAACCCAACACAATGCTGCGGCTCGCAGCAGTGCCCACGCTCCTCGTCCTCGTCGGCGTCCTGGGCGGACTCTTCAACTCGCGCGATCGCCTCCTGCTCACCGACACCCGGGCGGCCCTCCTAAACGGATCTCTCGGCGGGCTCGTCCTGATCGTGGGGCTCTTCCTCATCGCCCCGACCGGGCAGGCCTTCTTCCCGGACACCGATCCGGGCCGGGTCCAGATCAACGCCGAGGCCCCGCTGGGCACCAACATCGAGGCCTCCAACAGCGTCGCGCAGACGGTGGAGGATCGCATCCTGCAGCTTCTCGATCAGAATCCAAAATCGGAGGGCAACATCGAAAACCTGCTCGTGAACGTGGGTGTGGGGGGCGACGCGATGTTCGGCGGCGGGGCCCAGCAACCCGAGCGCTCGCGCGTCTCGCTCAACATGGTGGACTACGCCGACCGCCTCGAACCGTCCACCAAAACCCTCGAAAAGCTGCGGGCCCAACTGCAAGGCATCCCCGGCACTGAGATTGAATTCACGAAGCAGCAGCAAGGCCCCCCAACCGGGCCGCCGGTCAACATCGAGATCTCAGGCCCCGAGTTTGAGCGGATCGTCCAGATCTCGAAGGAAGTCAAACGCCGACTCAATGACGCGGCCCTGAGTGGAACGCTTCCCGGCCTCGTGGACGTCGCCGACAACCTGAACACTGGACGGCCCGAGGTGCAGGTGGACGTGGACCGCGAACAGGCAGCCAAGTACGGCCTTTCGACGAGCCGCATCGCACAAACGGTCCGCTCGGCCATCCAGGGCATCGAGGCCGATACGTACCGAAGCGGCGAGGATGAGTACGATATCACTGTCCGCCTCCAAAAGGAGGACCGACAGAGCATCGAAAGCCTCGAAAGCCTGACCGTGACCAACCTGCGGGGCCAGCAAATTCCCCTCACGTCCGTCGCGGATATCGTGGAAGGAACGGGCTTCGGTTCCATCACCCGGATCGACCAGAACCGAGTCGTGACCGTGTCCGGCGATGCGGCCCCCGGCTTCAACGGCCCCGACGTGCTTACGCGCGTGCAGAATGAGCTTTCGGAGTACCGGGAGAACCTTCCCTCTGGCTACACGATGGAGTATACCGGCGGCAACGAGGAACAGCAGGAATCCTTCAGCTTCTTGACCACGGCCCTCCTCGTCGGGGCCTCCTTGATTCTACTCATCCTGATTGTCGAGTTCAATTCAATCAGTGCCCCCTTCATCATCATGGTAGCCGTTGGCTTGAGCATGATTGGTGTTCTGCTGGGCCTCATCCTCACGCGCACGCCGTTCAATCTCTTCACCTTCATCGGCATCATTGCGCTGGCCGGCATTGTCGTCAACAATAACATTGTGCTGGTCGACTACATCATGCAGCTGCGCGGGCGGGGCCAAAACAAGCAGGATGCGATTATTGAAGGCGGCGCCACCCGCCTGCGTCCGGTGCTACTGACAGCCCTCACGACCGTGCTCGGCCTCGTGCCGCTCACCTTCGGCATCAACGTGGACTTCGTAGGCCTGCTGGCAGACTTCGCGCCGAACTTCCAAATCGGCAGTGAGAACACCCAGTTCTGGGGCCCGATGGGCACCGCCATCATTTCTGGCCTCACCTTCGCGACGTTCCTCACGTTGGTCATCGTGCCGGTGATGTACTCCACGTTCGACTCGGTGAGCCTCCGCGTAACACAGGCCTTCGGGGGAAGCGTCGAAAATGCGTCGATTGTGAGCGACGCTGTCACGACCGACAGCCTCCTCGACGAGGACGAGGTCGCGGGCAATGGCGCACCGAAGGGGTCTGATCAACCGACCCCGGAGACATCTTCTCCTGAAGCGTAG